A single genomic interval of Corylus avellana chromosome ca10, CavTom2PMs-1.0 harbors:
- the LOC132164756 gene encoding alpha-L-fucosidase 1: MEEKKKQTTTTIPRTRQTQKPAKHMSQITLLILLSLLSSSSSASSSSSSNTLVKPPPLLILPIPSASQLQWQLGHMALFLHFGPNTFTDSEWGTGHADPHLFNPSNFDATQWVRVAKESGFSRVILTAKHHDGFCLWPSEYTNYSVRSSPWRNGSGDVVAELAEAARDAGIGFGLYLSPWDRHEVSYGKTLEYNEFYIGQMTELLTRYGDIKEVWLDGAKGEGEKNMEYFFDSWFSLIHQLQPGAVIFSDAGPDTRWIGDEAGVAGSTCWSLFNRSAAKIGDTDPQYSREGDRHGVEWVPAECDVSIRPGWFWHASEVPKSARTLLDIYYKSIGRNCLLLLNVPPNSSGLISAEDIQVLQEFSELRRSIFSDNLAINALVSASSTRGGISNSRFNPKNVFKECIYTYWAPKENQTHWVLYLNLQQILSFNVLQVQEPIHMGQRIIEFHLEILNEDGQWKKVTNGSTVGYQRLLQFPTIKSQYLRFVVNKSRADPLISYFGIYMDHFSILSNISDTSSRTYFNGTQVLQQITYNHSQIVSL, encoded by the exons atggaggagaagaagaagcagacCACCACAACCATCCCTCGAACTCGCCAAACCCAGAAGCCCGCAAAACACATGTCCCAGATCACCCTTCTAATCCTCCTCTCACTCCTTTCTTCGTCTTCATctgcatcttcttcttcttcttcaaacaCATTAGTCAAACCTCCACCTCTTCTCATTTTGCCCATCCCTTCTGCTTCCCAGCTCCAATGGCAGCTCGGCCACATGGCCCTCTTCCTCCACTTCGGCCCAAACACCTTCACGGACTCCGAGTGGGGCACCGGCCACGCCGACCCCCACCTGTTCAACCCCTCCAACTTCGACGCAACGCAATGGGTACGCGTGGCCAAGGAATCGGGATTTTCTCGCGTGATTCTCACCGCCAAGCACCACGATGGGTTCTGCCTATGGCCCTCCGAGTACACCAACTACTCGGTGCGCTCGAGCCCCTGGAGAAATGGGAGTGGTGATGTTGTTGCGGAGCTGGCTGAGGCTGCTAGGGACGCAGGCATTGGATTCGGTCTTTATCTTTCGCCGTGGGATCGGCACGAAGTGTCATATGGGAAGACTTTAGAGTATAATGAGTTCTACATTGGGCAGATGACTGAGTTGCTCACGAG GTATGGTGACATCAAGGAGGTATGGTTGGATGGGGCGAAAGGGGAGGGAGAGAAGAACATGGAGTATTTCTTTGATAGTTGGTTTAGTCTCATTCATCAACTCCAGCCCGGGGCTGTCATTTTTTCTGATGCTGGTCCAGATACCAGGTGGATTGGGGATGAGGCTGGTGTTGCTGGGTCTACTTGCTGGTCGCTTTTCAATCGGAGTGCTGCCAAGATTGGTGACACTGACCCTCA ATACTCAAGGGAAGGAGACCGACACGGTGTTGAGTGGGTACCTGCTGAGTGTGATGTCTCAATCAGGCCTGGTTGGTTTTGGCATGCATCAGAAGTTCCGAAATCTGCGAGAACGCTTCTTGACATATACTACAAATCAATTGGCCGAAACTGTCTCTTGTTACTAAATGTGCCTCCAAACTCTTCAGGTCTTATATCAGCTGAAGACATACAAGTGCTTCAAGAATTCAGTGAGCTCCGGAGGTCGATATTCTCAGATAATCTGGCTATTAATGCTCTTGTTAGTGCCAGCAGTACACGAGGAGGCATTAGCAATTCTCGTTTCAACCCCAAGAATGTCTTCAAAGAATGTATTTACACCTATTGGGCCCCAAAGGAGAATCAAACTCATTGGGTGTTATATTTGAACCTTCAACAAATATTATCTTTCAATGTTCTGCAAGTTCAAGAACCAATTCACATGGGACAGCGGATTATTGAGTTTCACCTTGAGATCTTGAATGAAGATGGGCAATGGAAGAAAGTGACCAATGGCAGTACTGTGGGATATCAGAGGCTGCTGCAATTCCCGACAATAAAATCTCAGTACTTGAGGTTTGTCGTCAACAAGTCGCGTGCAGATCCTCTTATCTCTTATTTTGGAATTTATATGGATCACTTTTCTATTCTGAGTAACATATCTGATACAAGCTCAAGAACATATTTCAATGGCACACAGGTTCTTCAGCAAATCACATACAACCATTCCCAGATTGTCAGCTTATAG